The following are encoded together in the Candidatus Hydrogenedentota bacterium genome:
- a CDS encoding galactokinase family protein encodes MASFQDTVAILTREGGLFNASAPVFVARSPGRLDLMGGNDDYTGGLVFEMTIREATWAATQVREDGQIVLRNQTAAQMGWKENVRCALNLLVDEQAVRKYVNASPDIRWTAYVLGNFHYLLKKYAERITDRGMTVYIESNVPLNKGVSSSAAVEVAVMKAACAAYGIDLTGVGLALACQWVENVIAESACGVMDQITAVLGDEGCVLPLVCQPCNPEPLVRLPASLECWAIDSGASHEVSGIEYEAARAAAFMGYKLICDLEGLDVVRDDSQEIPRYTEPRWNGYLANLPRALFHEQYEHRLPETMTGEEYLGTAGEHVDPFTRCLPEYTYRIRANTRYAVEENQRVQLFAELARGATTERAFRLLGDLMCQSHYAYTECGLASEATDRIVALARQEGPENGVYGAKITGGGAGGTVAILAKKDARPAVERLVARYSRVRGSEPYLFEGSSPGADRFGILEVRP; translated from the coding sequence GTGGCATCGTTCCAAGATACAGTAGCGATCCTGACCAGGGAGGGCGGCCTGTTTAACGCCAGCGCCCCGGTCTTCGTGGCCCGCTCGCCGGGACGCCTCGACCTGATGGGCGGCAACGATGATTACACCGGCGGCCTGGTCTTTGAGATGACCATTCGGGAAGCCACGTGGGCGGCCACGCAAGTCCGGGAAGACGGTCAGATTGTTCTTCGCAACCAGACCGCTGCGCAGATGGGTTGGAAGGAGAACGTGCGGTGCGCCTTGAATCTGCTCGTTGATGAACAGGCCGTGCGCAAATACGTCAACGCTTCCCCGGATATTCGTTGGACCGCCTACGTATTGGGTAACTTCCACTACCTGCTTAAGAAATACGCGGAGCGCATCACGGACCGCGGCATGACGGTCTACATCGAGTCCAACGTGCCGTTGAACAAAGGTGTCAGCTCGTCCGCGGCCGTCGAGGTGGCTGTTATGAAGGCTGCCTGCGCCGCATACGGCATCGATCTGACTGGGGTAGGCCTGGCGCTGGCCTGCCAGTGGGTAGAGAACGTGATCGCGGAGTCGGCCTGCGGCGTGATGGACCAGATCACGGCGGTTTTGGGCGATGAGGGATGTGTCCTGCCGCTCGTGTGCCAGCCATGCAACCCCGAGCCTCTTGTTCGCTTGCCGGCCAGCCTGGAATGCTGGGCTATCGACTCCGGCGCGAGCCACGAAGTCAGTGGAATCGAGTACGAGGCCGCCCGCGCCGCGGCGTTCATGGGATACAAGCTCATCTGCGATCTCGAAGGACTCGACGTTGTCCGGGACGATTCGCAGGAGATTCCCCGATACACCGAGCCGCGCTGGAACGGCTATCTCGCCAACCTGCCGCGGGCGCTGTTCCACGAGCAATACGAGCACCGCTTGCCTGAAACAATGACAGGGGAGGAGTATCTCGGCACGGCGGGGGAACACGTCGACCCCTTCACGCGATGTCTCCCCGAGTACACATACCGCATCCGCGCTAACACGCGTTACGCGGTGGAAGAGAACCAACGCGTGCAACTGTTCGCCGAACTCGCTCGCGGGGCAACGACGGAACGCGCGTTTCGGCTTCTCGGCGACCTGATGTGCCAGTCGCACTATGCGTACACGGAATGCGGCCTGGCCAGTGAAGCCACCGACCGGATTGTGGCCTTAGCGCGTCAGGAAGGGCCGGAAAACGGCGTCTATGGCGCAAAAATCACGGGCGGCGGCGCGGGCGGCACGGTGGCCATTCTCGCGAAGAAAGACGCGCGTCCGGCCGTCGAGCGGCTCGTGGCCCGATACAGCCGGGTACGAGGGTCAGAGCCGTACCTGTTCGAGGGCAGCTCGCCCGGGGCCGATCGCTTCGGAATCCTGGAAGTACGTCCCTGA